Proteins from one Planctomyces sp. SH-PL62 genomic window:
- a CDS encoding DUF1501 domain-containing protein: MSDRPTGVSRRDLIRSTAGLGCGSLWLSGILADLSAAEAGTAKGTAPDDPLAARAPHFPARAKRVIMLYMTGGVSHVDSFDPKPRLFADHGKSIEIDEWQGKRGKYARFLKRPDWTFAKHGESGIEVSSLFPEMAGCVDDLCVIRSMKSDHTNHYEATLQAHTGSITFARPSVGAWVSYGLGTFNRNLPSFVVIAPHSPYAGEQAWGADFLPGCHQGTRVVPGPEPIADLHRRLRSASLQEREIARIQGLNRDHLAARGDDPGLAARIRSFETAFGMQHEAPEAFDVSRESDATLRLYGLERGSTEGFAWQCLVARRLCERGVRFIELVDTGASNNWDAHGDMQTHAPLARNVDRPIAGLIRDLKGRGLLEDTLVVWTTEFGRTPYHESADAKGREHHHWAFSTWLAGGGVKAGHVHGATDDHGIHVAEDGVHVHDLHATILHLLGLDHTRLTFRHAGRDFRLTDVKGNVVKPLLA, translated from the coding sequence ATGAGCGACCGACCGACCGGCGTCTCCCGGCGCGACCTGATCCGCTCCACGGCCGGGCTGGGCTGCGGCTCGCTCTGGCTCTCCGGAATCCTCGCCGACCTCTCGGCCGCCGAGGCCGGGACGGCGAAGGGGACCGCCCCCGACGACCCCCTGGCGGCTCGCGCCCCCCACTTCCCCGCCCGGGCGAAGCGGGTGATCATGCTTTACATGACCGGAGGTGTCTCCCACGTCGACTCGTTCGACCCCAAGCCCCGGCTCTTCGCCGACCACGGCAAGAGCATCGAGATCGACGAGTGGCAGGGGAAGCGCGGGAAGTACGCTCGCTTCCTGAAGCGGCCGGACTGGACGTTCGCGAAGCACGGCGAGAGCGGCATCGAGGTCAGCTCGCTGTTCCCGGAGATGGCCGGCTGCGTGGACGACCTCTGCGTGATCCGGTCGATGAAGTCGGACCACACGAACCACTACGAGGCGACGTTGCAGGCCCACACCGGGTCGATCACCTTCGCCCGGCCGAGCGTCGGCGCGTGGGTGAGTTACGGCCTGGGGACGTTCAACCGCAACCTGCCGTCGTTCGTGGTGATCGCCCCCCATTCGCCCTACGCCGGCGAGCAGGCCTGGGGGGCGGACTTCCTCCCCGGCTGCCACCAGGGGACGCGGGTCGTCCCCGGCCCCGAGCCGATCGCCGACCTCCATCGCCGGCTCCGCTCCGCCTCGCTCCAGGAACGCGAGATCGCCCGGATCCAGGGGCTGAACCGCGACCACCTGGCGGCCCGGGGCGACGACCCCGGCCTGGCCGCGCGGATCCGGTCGTTCGAGACCGCGTTCGGGATGCAGCACGAGGCCCCCGAGGCCTTCGACGTCTCGCGGGAGTCCGACGCCACCCTCCGGCTGTACGGCCTGGAGCGGGGATCGACCGAGGGGTTCGCCTGGCAATGCCTGGTCGCCCGCCGGCTCTGCGAGCGGGGCGTCCGGTTCATCGAGCTGGTCGACACCGGGGCCTCGAACAACTGGGACGCCCACGGCGACATGCAGACCCACGCCCCGCTCGCCCGCAACGTCGACCGCCCCATCGCCGGCCTGATCCGCGACCTCAAGGGGCGCGGGCTGCTGGAGGACACCCTGGTCGTCTGGACCACCGAGTTCGGCCGCACCCCCTATCATGAGTCGGCCGACGCGAAGGGGCGGGAGCACCACCACTGGGCCTTCTCCACCTGGCTGGCCGGCGGCGGCGTGAAGGCGGGCCACGTCCACGGCGCGACCGACGACCACGGCATCCACGTCGCCGAGGACGGCGTGCACGTCCACGACCTCCACGCCACGATCCTCCACCTCCTCGGCCTCGACCACACCCGCCTCACCTTCCGCCACGCCGGCCGCGACTTCCGCCTCACCGACGTCAAGGGGAACGTCGTCAAGCCGCTCCTGGCCTGA
- the asnB gene encoding asparagine synthase (glutamine-hydrolyzing), with protein MCGIAGFVNGGDRAADRSVVEAMTAVLAHRGPDGDGVHVAGPVALGHRRLSIIDVEGGAQPLANEDGSVWIVYNGELYNEPELRPGLEAKGHRYRTHCDTETYVHLYEEDGEAFVERLNGMFALAIWDGPRRRLILARDRMGQKPLYYAELPGGGLAFGSEPKALLKHPEVPRALDPDGLARYLFYEYVPAPYSIWQGVRKLPRGHVLIWEGGRVRVSRFFPKGHPRDPSPPPFEEAAERFWGSFRDSVARHRRSDVPLGVFLSGGVDSSSVAAALCEVEPAATVHTFSIGFEDPSFDESAHARAVAEFLGTDHHERTFSVDQVLELLPQVAAWLDEPFGDASVLPTHLLSRFAREHVAVALGGDGADELIAGYPTFEAERAARIYRGLPRPARALAEAAVGRLPVDHRNFSFDFKLKQFLRGAAEAPPLAHQRWLGSFSGPELARLLVADGLDVEAEHASLAARIAAEDPGDPLDRSLELYQETYLPEDILTKVDRASMACGLEVRAPFLDARLVDEVRSLPSSYKYGKGTTKRLLKRAAASRLPEAILKRPKKGFGIPVARWLRGPLAPLLHRLLAPDRLRAQGLFRPEEVARRVAEHQAGARDHRKPLWTLLMFQLWHEQWLE; from the coding sequence ATGTGTGGGATCGCCGGATTCGTGAACGGCGGAGATCGGGCGGCGGATCGCTCGGTGGTCGAGGCCATGACCGCCGTCCTCGCCCATCGCGGGCCCGACGGCGACGGCGTGCATGTCGCGGGGCCCGTCGCCCTGGGGCACCGGCGGCTGTCCATCATCGACGTCGAAGGGGGCGCCCAGCCGCTCGCCAACGAGGACGGCTCGGTCTGGATCGTCTACAACGGCGAGCTTTACAACGAGCCCGAGCTGCGACCGGGCCTGGAAGCGAAGGGCCACCGCTACCGGACCCATTGCGACACCGAGACCTACGTCCATCTGTATGAGGAGGACGGCGAGGCCTTCGTCGAGCGGCTCAACGGCATGTTCGCCCTGGCGATCTGGGACGGTCCCCGCCGTCGGTTGATCCTGGCCCGCGACCGCATGGGCCAGAAGCCGCTGTACTACGCCGAGCTTCCCGGCGGCGGACTGGCGTTCGGCTCCGAGCCCAAGGCCCTGCTGAAACACCCCGAGGTCCCCCGCGCGCTCGACCCCGACGGCCTGGCCCGCTACCTCTTCTACGAGTACGTCCCGGCCCCGTACTCGATCTGGCAGGGCGTCCGCAAGCTGCCGCGCGGGCATGTGTTGATCTGGGAGGGAGGCCGCGTCCGGGTCTCCCGGTTCTTCCCCAAAGGCCACCCGCGCGACCCGAGCCCGCCGCCGTTCGAGGAGGCGGCCGAGCGGTTCTGGGGCTCGTTCCGCGACTCCGTGGCCCGCCACCGCCGCTCCGACGTGCCGCTGGGCGTCTTCCTCTCCGGGGGCGTCGACTCGTCCAGCGTCGCCGCGGCGCTCTGCGAGGTCGAGCCCGCCGCGACCGTCCACACCTTCTCCATCGGCTTCGAGGACCCCAGCTTCGACGAGAGCGCCCACGCCCGGGCCGTCGCCGAATTCCTGGGGACCGACCACCACGAGCGGACCTTCTCCGTCGACCAGGTCCTCGAACTGCTGCCCCAGGTCGCCGCCTGGCTCGACGAGCCGTTCGGCGACGCCTCGGTCCTCCCCACGCACCTCCTCAGCCGGTTCGCCCGCGAGCACGTCGCCGTGGCCCTCGGCGGCGACGGGGCCGACGAGCTGATCGCCGGCTACCCCACCTTCGAAGCCGAACGCGCCGCCAGGATCTATCGCGGCCTCCCCCGCCCCGCCCGCGCCCTGGCCGAGGCCGCCGTCGGCCGCTTGCCCGTCGACCATCGCAACTTCAGCTTCGACTTCAAGCTCAAGCAGTTCCTCCGGGGCGCCGCCGAAGCCCCCCCCCTGGCCCACCAGCGCTGGCTGGGCTCGTTCTCCGGCCCCGAGCTGGCCCGGCTGCTCGTCGCCGACGGTCTCGACGTCGAGGCCGAGCACGCCTCGCTCGCCGCCCGGATCGCCGCCGAGGACCCCGGCGACCCGCTCGACCGCTCGCTGGAGCTCTACCAGGAGACCTACCTCCCCGAAGACATCCTGACCAAGGTCGACCGCGCGAGCATGGCCTGCGGCCTGGAAGTCCGCGCCCCGTTCCTGGACGCCCGCCTGGTCGACGAGGTCCGGTCCCTGCCTTCGTCCTACAAGTACGGCAAGGGGACCACCAAGCGGCTCCTCAAGCGGGCCGCCGCGTCCCGACTCCCCGAAGCGATCCTCAAACGCCCCAAGAAAGGCTTCGGCATCCCCGTCGCCCGATGGCTCCGGGGCCCGCTCGCCCCCCTGCTCCACCGACTCCTCGCCCCCGACCGCCTGCGGGCCCAGGGCCTCTTCCGCCCCGAGGAAGTCGCCCGCCGCGTCGCCGAGCACCAGGCCGGCGCCCGAGACCACCGCAAACCCCTCTGGACGCTCCTGATGTTCCAGTTGTGGCATGAACAATGGCTTGAGTGA
- a CDS encoding metallophosphoesterase family protein, translating to MRILVVSDLHANRAALAAIDEPHDVCFCLGDLVDYGPEPSACVRWAMTHADHAVRGNHDHGVAQGVPVTGDLGFRYLTRVTRPDMWEALAPDERKYLLQLPVTCRVTLDDVRYLLVHATPRDPLDEYLLRDEAGWARRLENVDADVVCVGHSHMQFKLKVGDKLVVNPGSVGISRDGDPRAAYAVIEDGRVELKRVPYPIEEVVAATQSTPWPDRAKAMLTHVFRNGRLPPPPSDPTHL from the coding sequence ATGAGGATCCTCGTCGTCTCCGACCTCCACGCCAACCGCGCGGCGCTCGCCGCGATCGACGAACCCCACGACGTCTGCTTCTGTCTGGGGGACCTCGTCGATTACGGCCCCGAGCCGTCGGCCTGCGTGCGCTGGGCCATGACCCACGCCGACCACGCCGTCCGGGGCAACCACGACCACGGCGTGGCCCAGGGCGTCCCGGTCACCGGCGACCTCGGCTTCCGCTACCTGACCCGCGTCACCCGGCCCGACATGTGGGAGGCCCTGGCCCCCGACGAACGCAAATACCTCCTCCAACTCCCCGTCACCTGCCGCGTCACCCTGGACGACGTCCGCTACCTCCTCGTCCACGCCACCCCCCGCGACCCCCTCGACGAATACCTCCTCCGCGACGAGGCCGGCTGGGCCCGCCGCCTCGAAAACGTCGACGCCGACGTCGTCTGCGTGGGCCACTCCCACATGCAGTTCAAGCTCAAGGTCGGCGATAAGCTCGTCGTCAACCCCGGCAGCGTCGGCATCTCCCGCGACGGCGACCCCCGCGCCGCCTACGCCGTCATCGAGGACGGCCGGGTCGAACTCAAGCGCGTTCCCTACCCCATCGAGGAAGTCGTCGCCGCCACCCAATCCACCCCCTGGCCCGACCGCGCCAAGGCCATGCTCACCCACGTGTTCCGCAACGGACGCCTCCCCCCCCCGCCGAGCGACCCCACGCACCTATAG
- the rpsJ gene encoding 30S ribosomal protein S10, translating to MAGISNERIRIRMEAYDHTILDQSAKDIVDTAKRTEAIVHGPIPLPTRIERYTVLRSPHIDKKSREQFEIRTHKRLIDIVQPTNKTIDALNKLSLPAGVDIKIKASPSGA from the coding sequence GTGGCGGGTATCAGCAACGAGCGGATTCGGATCCGGATGGAAGCCTACGATCACACCATCCTGGATCAGTCGGCCAAGGACATCGTCGACACGGCCAAGCGGACCGAAGCCATCGTGCACGGGCCGATCCCCCTGCCGACCCGGATCGAACGGTACACCGTGCTCCGCAGCCCGCACATCGATAAGAAGTCGCGGGAGCAGTTCGAGATCCGGACCCACAAGCGGCTGATCGATATCGTCCAGCCCACCAATAAGACGATCGACGCCCTGAACAAACTGAGCCTGCCCGCGGGCGTGGACATCAAGATCAAGGCTTCGCCCTCGGGCGCCTGA